Part of the Bacteroides acidifaciens genome, GATTCCACTTCCGAAAAACAGGTTTGTAAAGGCAGGCTGATGGTCTTGTTTCCCGGCCAGTGGCATACCTATCGTCCGTTGCGGCAGACAGGCTGGACGGAGTATTATATCGGTTTTGAGGGGCCGGCAATAGATGCCATTGTAGATGCTTCTTTTTTATCACCTGAACAGCAGATATTAGAGGTCGGTATCAATGAGGAGCTGGTTTCATTATTTTCCCGTGCCCTTGCAGTAGCCGAGGCGGACAAGATTTCGGCACAGCAATATCTATCCGGCATTGTGCTTCACATGATTGGCATGATTCTCTCTGTCTCTAAAAACAAGGTTTTTGAAATGAGTGACGTCGACCAGAAGATAGAGCAGGCGAAGATTATAATGAACGAGAATATTTCTGGCAATGTAGATCCCGAAGAACTGGCGATGCGGCTTAATATCAGTTATTCGTGGTTTCGCCGTGTCTTTAAGGAATATACGGGTTATGCTCCCGCTAAATATTTCCAGGAATTGAAACTACGCAAGGCCAAACAAATGCTGGTGGGAACTTCTCAATCGGTGAAAGAGATTTCTTTCTTTCTTGGTTTTCAGTCTACCGAATATTTCTTTTCTTTCTTTAAAAAGCGTACAGGATTTACTCCTTTAGAATATCGTTCGTTCGGGCGGGAGGAGTAAAATTATAAATGTTCTTGCTATAAACTTATCAATTTATGACTGTTACTTATTAAGCGTTTATAAAATGCTTAATAAAGCAAACGTAGCTATACCTCTGTTTTTGCTCTATTTCACCTGTGAAGCCTGCAGAATTTTAAAAAATAACCCATATGTTATTGCCTGTTAATATATAATAACTATCTTTGCGGCGTAAAACCTAAAAAATAATACATATGAAAAAAAAGTATTTAATATATCGTTTATTAATGTGTTGAATACCTCCGAAAAATCAGTTCGCATCTTTTTGAAATAACGACTGTAGATATAACTCCCGTTATTTATTAAAACTATTTTAAATTTAATTTATTATTGAATGAAAACAAATCTGAATCGCAAAGGTTTCTGTTTGCTTTTTAGCTTGTTGCTATTAGCAGGTGGAGGCAGCTTGTATGCGTCTGACTCTCATTTCGTCAGTCAGGTGCAAGACAATGTAATCAGTGTTTCCGGTACAGTGAAAGATACCAAAGGAGAACCGCTGATTGGTGTAAGTGTTTTGGTGAAGGGTACTACTAATGGTACTGTAACTGACCTGGACGGAAAATTTACATTGAAAGTTTCTGTCGGTGATGTTCTTGAGTTTTCTTATATCGGTTATTCTAACCAGTCAGTAACCGTAGCAAATGCTGCTCCCTTGAACGTTGTGCTTGGTGAAGATACAGAAGTATTGGAAGAAGTAGTTGTAACTGCTTTGGGTATCAAACGTTCGGAAAAGGCGTTGAGTTATAACGTGCAGAAAGTTGGTGGTGAATCGCTGACTGCCGTGAAAGATGCCAACTTTATGAACGGCCTGAATGGTAAGGTGGCAGGTGTGAACATACAACGCAGTTCTTCGGGAGTAGGTGGAGGAACACGTGTAGTTATGCGTGGTAACAAATCGATTGCAGGCGATAATAACGTATTGTATGTGGTTGACGGTGTGCCTATCGGTAACCAGGCTGACCGTGCCGGCGACGGAACCGGTTTCGGCGGTAAAACATCGGGCGAAGGTATTGCCAATTTCAATCCGGACGATATTGAGAGCCTGTCTGTACTGACAGGACCGTCGGCTGCTGCTTTGTATGGTGCGAGTGCTGCTAATGGTGTGATTTTGATTAATACTAAAAAAGGTGCGGCAGGTGCTTTAAGAGTGAATGTTTCTTCCTCTGTGGAGTTCTCCAATCCTTTTGTTACTCCTGAGTTCCAAGACATTTATGGAAGTGTAGATGGAGCATCGACTTCATGGGGCGACAGACTGGAACAACCTTCAGGATACAATCCGATCGATTTCTTCCAGACCGGTGTTACTTATAACAACTCTTTCAATCTGTCTGTGGGAAATGATAAGAGCCAGACTTACCTGTCCGGTTCGGCTGTCAATTCGGATGGTATGGTGGTGAACAATAAATACCATCGTTACAATGTGACATTGAGAAATACATCCAAATTCCTGAACGACAAGTTGACTTTGGACGTATCGGCCAATTATGTCCGCGAATTCTATAACAATATGGTAGCGTATGGTACTTATTTCAATCCGATTGTAGGTGCTTATCTCTATCCGCGTGGAATGAACTTTGAACAGGAAAAATATTTTGAACGCTTCGATGAAACGGATGGTTTCAGCAAGCAGCATTGGGCTTGCGGTGACTTGGGTATGGAGATTCAGAATCCTTACTGGATAGCTTATCGTAACGTCCGTCCTGAGGTTAAAGACCGTTATATGTTGTTCGGTAGTCTGAAATATGATATCTGCGATTTCTTGAATGTGAGCGGTCGCGTGCGTATTGATAATACTTACACGGAAAAGGAAGACAAGCGTTATGCTTCTACCAGCAGTACGTTTGCAGGCCCGAACGGACGCTATAACTATTTCAACGAAAGCTACAGGCAGAAGTATGCGGATATTATGGTCAACTTCGATAAAGCGTTTGCGACCCACTATCGCGCTACCGTCAATGCCGGTGTTTCGTTCGAGGAATACGATACGAAAGGACGTGGATATGGTGGCGATTTGCTGTTGGTTCCCAATAAATTTACGTATGCCAATGTAGACCCGGGAAAGGCTTCTCCGAGCCAGACGGGAGGTGACAGCCGTACAAGAAACTTTGCTGCCTTTGCATCGGCTGAGTTCTCTTGGAAATCAATGTTGTATCTTACTTTGACTGGACGTATGGACAAGCCTTCGCAGTTGGTCAACACGAAGAGAGAGTGGGTTGCTTATCCTTCAGTGGGTGTATCTGCTCTTATCACAGAGATGTTGGACGAAAATCTGCGTAACAGCATACAGCCTGTATTGGGATATTTGAAGGTACGTGCTTCTTTTACAGAAGTCGGTTCACCTATTTCATTTACGGGATTGACTCCGGGTACTATTACACACGAAATGGCAGGTGGTACTTACAAGCCGTATGAATATTATCCGTTGCCGGACTTCAAGGCCGAAAGAACTCGTTCTTACGAATTGGGTATCGACTCCAGATGGTTGAACAATACTATCACGTTGGGAGTGACATTCTATCATTCAAATACTTACAATCAGTTGTTGAAGGCTGATATGCCGAAGGGTTCCGGTTATAACTATATGTTTGTGCAGGCAGGTAATGTACAGAACAGAGGTGTTGAAATCACTTTGGGCTATGACCAGACTTTCGGTGAGTTCAACTACAACACCACTTTCACAGCCACTACTAACAAAAACAAGATTAAAGAGCTGCCTTCCAGCGTAAAAGACCCTATGGGCAACACACATGATTTGAGCGATATCAAGGTTGGACGCTTCCGTTTGCGCGAAGGCGGTGAGATTGGTGATATGTATGCCGACGAGTGGATTGTCCGCGATGCCGACGGTTATATCAACTACACGCCGGGACAGTCTTTGCTTACTGAGGTGACTACTCCTTATAAATTAGGTTCGGTCAATCCGAAATGGAACTTGGGCTGGAACAATGGTTTCTCTTATAAAGGATTCAACCTCAATTTCTTGTTCAATGCTCGTATAGGTGGTAATGTCATTTCGAAGACTCAGGCGGTTCTCGACCGTTCGGGTGTATCAAAGGCGTCTGCTTTGGCTCGTGAAGCAGGTGGAGTGAAACTTGGTAATGTGACAGTCGACCCGAAAGCATATTATGAAACCGTTACTAACTTGGATGCTTATTACGTTTATTCCGCTACAAACGTTCGTTTGCAGGAAGCTCGTTTGGGATATACTTTCCCCGACAAGTGGTTCAAGAGCGTATTGAAGGGCTTGAACGTATCTGTCTATGGAACCAATTTGTGGATGATTTACAACAAAGCACCTTTCGACCCTGAACTGACTGCTTCTACAGGTACATTCGGACAAGGATACGACTATTTTATGCTTCCAAGTCAGCGTACTTTCGGAGTTAGCCTGAAGTTTGGATTTTAATCAATGAGTAATTAAAAAGAATTTTAGATGTTATGAAAATAAAAAATTGCATACTTATAATTGCATCTCTTCTTGCTGTGTCGGCTTGTGACTACGAAGATATCAATACATCTTCTACCGGTGTGTCTGATGATGAATTGAAGCAGAAGGGACTGATGTATGGTGCTCCATTTATGGCGATGCAGCAAAGGGTTATTCCTATCGGCTCGCCTAGTTTGACTACTGGTCCCGGTAATGATTTGCAGAATACGGATTTGATTTCGTCAGGAAATTATATCGGTTATTTTGGAAACAATAACGATTGGGCAAACAATCCTTTGGAAGCTACCTGGTATTTTACCGAAAAAAGAATGGTTTATGCTTATCAGAATTTCTATTCCACTTTCTTCCAATCGTGGATTGACATTCATGATAAGGTGAAAGATTCGGAACTTCCTTCCGACCATGCAATTGGTGCTCTTGCCGATGTTGTAAAAGTGATAGCATGGAGCCGTGCAACGGATGTTTTCGGTCCGATTGCTTACACAAGAGCGGGACAGGGTGAAATCTCTCCCAAGTTCGACGCTCAGGAAGATGTATATAAAGCGATGTTGGCTGATTTGGCTGCTGCGGTAGAGGTGTTGAATCACGCTCCTGATCAGATTCTTCCTTTATACGATTTGATATACGGAGGAAATACTGCACAATGGATTAAGTTGGCGAATTCTATCATGCTCCGCCTGGCTGTGCGAACACATTTCAAAAATGAAGCATTGGCGAGAGAATATATCGAGAAAGCGCTCAATCCGGCCAATGGCGGTGTGATGGAAGTTGTAGCAGACGAAGCCAAAATAGGGGATGGTCCTTTGATGCCGTTGAAGAATTCTATGATGGCCTCTGTAGAGGAATATGGGGAAACCCGTATGGGAGCTACAATCTGGGCTTATTTGAAAGGATATGCAGATGATCGTATGGCTAAAATGTTTACTCAGGCAGAACAGACATCAGGTAAACTTGATTATAAATGTTTGCCGCCTACTAATAACAATAGTAAAACAGACAGCAGGGCAAAAACTACTTCCAAGCCTATTGTTACCGATGCAAGCCCCTTGTATTGGATGCGTGCTTCGGAAGTCTATTTCCTGCGTGCAGAAGCTGCGCTTTATGGATTGGCTGCAGGAGATGCGAAGAGTTTGTATGAAACTGGAGTCAGAACTTCTTTTGAAGAGTTTGGTGTTGCGGGAGCTGACACTTATTTGCAAAAGACAACATTGCCGGTAGATATTAAGAATGGGAATACTGCAATTTATTACTATTCCAGTGTATTGCAAACGGGAAATACCTCTCCTAAGTGGGATGACTACAAGACAGCTAACCAACAAGAAGAGCAGTTGCAGAAAATCATGACGCAGAAGTACCTTGCTCTTTTCCCGAATGCGGTGGAAGCTTGGACTGAATATCGCAGAACAGGTTATCCTTACGTAGCAAAACCTGCTGACACTCAAGCTTATAGTCGTATTGGCGCAGAAGATCCGAACACAAGAACACCGGAACGTTTCAGATTTGCTCCGTCGGAATATCAGACCAATCCGAATATGGAAGAGATACCTACCTTATTGGGTGGTCCCGACCAGGGAGCGACTCCCTTGTGGTGGGTACGGGACAATCGTCCGAAACAATAGGCTAATTGATTGTTGAATTAAAAAAATATATATATGAAATTAAAAAACATCTTATACATATGTCTCGCCGCATCGCTTTCATTGGGAGCTTGTTCGGATTGGACAGAAGAAGAAAGAGTAATTTACGAGAATCAGGAGGGGTTGGAACGTCTGGTTCCGTTGATTGAAGCGCAAGGAGAGGAAGACTTGACTCCGACACAGCGTGAATATTATGCAAAACTGCGCGAATACCGCAATACTCCTCATGTAAAGGGTTTCGGATGGTTCGGTAACTGGACCGGAAAGGGAACCAACGCGCAGAATTATTTGAAAATGTTGCCCGACAGTGTCGATTTTGTTTCTTTATGGGGTGCCCGTGGAAACTTGTCGGACGAACAGAAAGCCGATTTGAAGTTCTTCCAGGAAGTGAAGGGCGGAAAGGTCTTATTATGTTGGATTATAGATAACTTGGGTGTAGGTATTACGCCGGAGGGAGTGGAAGATAGACGTGGATATTGGTTGGAGAAAGGTGGTGGCGATGAAACAAAAGCCATTGAAGCCTATGCCAATGCGCTTTGTGATACAATAGACAAATATAACCTTGATGGTTTTGATATTGACTATGAACCGACATATGGACATAGTGGTGACTTGGCAAATGCTCAAACAATTGCCGAAAATAGCGGTAATACGAAAATGTGGACGCTTATCAAAACAATGAGCGACCGCCTGCGTCCTCAGGGCAAGATGCTGGTGATGGACGGCGAACCATATCGCTTGTCTGCGGAGGCTTCCGAGATGATCGACCATTATATTTACCAGGCTTATCAT contains:
- a CDS encoding AraC family transcriptional regulator, which encodes MTEENSLGLEFKYLIVNDMDRKFGLWVNTVGYQSIPPDSPYPLKEHPSGYFFNAEKGRVLREYQLVYITKGRGLFSSDSTSEKQVCKGRLMVLFPGQWHTYRPLRQTGWTEYYIGFEGPAIDAIVDASFLSPEQQILEVGINEELVSLFSRALAVAEADKISAQQYLSGIVLHMIGMILSVSKNKVFEMSDVDQKIEQAKIIMNENISGNVDPEELAMRLNISYSWFRRVFKEYTGYAPAKYFQELKLRKAKQMLVGTSQSVKEISFFLGFQSTEYFFSFFKKRTGFTPLEYRSFGREE
- a CDS encoding SusC/RagA family TonB-linked outer membrane protein — translated: MKTNLNRKGFCLLFSLLLLAGGGSLYASDSHFVSQVQDNVISVSGTVKDTKGEPLIGVSVLVKGTTNGTVTDLDGKFTLKVSVGDVLEFSYIGYSNQSVTVANAAPLNVVLGEDTEVLEEVVVTALGIKRSEKALSYNVQKVGGESLTAVKDANFMNGLNGKVAGVNIQRSSSGVGGGTRVVMRGNKSIAGDNNVLYVVDGVPIGNQADRAGDGTGFGGKTSGEGIANFNPDDIESLSVLTGPSAAALYGASAANGVILINTKKGAAGALRVNVSSSVEFSNPFVTPEFQDIYGSVDGASTSWGDRLEQPSGYNPIDFFQTGVTYNNSFNLSVGNDKSQTYLSGSAVNSDGMVVNNKYHRYNVTLRNTSKFLNDKLTLDVSANYVREFYNNMVAYGTYFNPIVGAYLYPRGMNFEQEKYFERFDETDGFSKQHWACGDLGMEIQNPYWIAYRNVRPEVKDRYMLFGSLKYDICDFLNVSGRVRIDNTYTEKEDKRYASTSSTFAGPNGRYNYFNESYRQKYADIMVNFDKAFATHYRATVNAGVSFEEYDTKGRGYGGDLLLVPNKFTYANVDPGKASPSQTGGDSRTRNFAAFASAEFSWKSMLYLTLTGRMDKPSQLVNTKREWVAYPSVGVSALITEMLDENLRNSIQPVLGYLKVRASFTEVGSPISFTGLTPGTITHEMAGGTYKPYEYYPLPDFKAERTRSYELGIDSRWLNNTITLGVTFYHSNTYNQLLKADMPKGSGYNYMFVQAGNVQNRGVEITLGYDQTFGEFNYNTTFTATTNKNKIKELPSSVKDPMGNTHDLSDIKVGRFRLREGGEIGDMYADEWIVRDADGYINYTPGQSLLTEVTTPYKLGSVNPKWNLGWNNGFSYKGFNLNFLFNARIGGNVISKTQAVLDRSGVSKASALAREAGGVKLGNVTVDPKAYYETVTNLDAYYVYSATNVRLQEARLGYTFPDKWFKSVLKGLNVSVYGTNLWMIYNKAPFDPELTASTGTFGQGYDYFMLPSQRTFGVSLKFGF
- a CDS encoding endo-beta-N-acetylglucosaminidase family protein codes for the protein MKLKNILYICLAASLSLGACSDWTEEERVIYENQEGLERLVPLIEAQGEEDLTPTQREYYAKLREYRNTPHVKGFGWFGNWTGKGTNAQNYLKMLPDSVDFVSLWGARGNLSDEQKADLKFFQEVKGGKVLLCWIIDNLGVGITPEGVEDRRGYWLEKGGGDETKAIEAYANALCDTIDKYNLDGFDIDYEPTYGHSGDLANAQTIAENSGNTKMWTLIKTMSDRLRPQGKMLVMDGEPYRLSAEASEMIDHYIYQAYHENSTAGVKMKIQKGEHLKDWERRTIITVEFEQYWRTGGVARYTSADHPEFSNKNGGQIFDYATLDLPSGKRIGGIGSYHMEYDFKNEPPYKWLRTALYYGNVVYPGDYQQ
- a CDS encoding SusD/RagB family nutrient-binding outer membrane lipoprotein yields the protein MKIKNCILIIASLLAVSACDYEDINTSSTGVSDDELKQKGLMYGAPFMAMQQRVIPIGSPSLTTGPGNDLQNTDLISSGNYIGYFGNNNDWANNPLEATWYFTEKRMVYAYQNFYSTFFQSWIDIHDKVKDSELPSDHAIGALADVVKVIAWSRATDVFGPIAYTRAGQGEISPKFDAQEDVYKAMLADLAAAVEVLNHAPDQILPLYDLIYGGNTAQWIKLANSIMLRLAVRTHFKNEALAREYIEKALNPANGGVMEVVADEAKIGDGPLMPLKNSMMASVEEYGETRMGATIWAYLKGYADDRMAKMFTQAEQTSGKLDYKCLPPTNNNSKTDSRAKTTSKPIVTDASPLYWMRASEVYFLRAEAALYGLAAGDAKSLYETGVRTSFEEFGVAGADTYLQKTTLPVDIKNGNTAIYYYSSVLQTGNTSPKWDDYKTANQQEEQLQKIMTQKYLALFPNAVEAWTEYRRTGYPYVAKPADTQAYSRIGAEDPNTRTPERFRFAPSEYQTNPNMEEIPTLLGGPDQGATPLWWVRDNRPKQ